One Methylobacterium sp. AMS5 genomic region harbors:
- the poxB gene encoding ubiquinone-dependent pyruvate dehydrogenase: MATRNVSDLVVETLQQAGVRRVYGLVGDSLNGITEAIRARGVIDWVHVRHEEVAAFAAAGEAQVTGELAVCAGSCGPGNLHLINGLFDAHRTRTPVLAIAAHIPSSEIGLNYFQATRPEELFRDCSHFCETVSDPEQLPNVLEAAIRSAVGKRGVAVVVIPGTVALKEAPKRALSAPATLRPRAPVTVPPADELDRLADLLNGSKKITLLCGRGCAGAHAPLMRLAERLKSPIVHALGGKEHVEHDNPYDVGMTGLIGFSSGYAAMEACETLLMLGTDFPYRQFYPEHAKIAQVDLRPENLGKRCRLELGLVGDVAATIDALLPRLTGNDSGRHLESSLKHYAKAREDLDDLATGKPGRKPIHPQYLTRLLSEAATDNAVFTADVGTPTVWAARYLAMTAGRRLIGSWAHGSMANALPHAIGIQAASPGRQVISLSGDGGFAMLMGDILTLTQEKLPVKVVIYNNGTLGFVELEMKAAGYLETGVTLENPDFAAMARAIGIHAYRVEDPGDLEGAIQDVLSHPGPALLDVVTNRQELAMPPKLQAEQVKGFSLYALQAVMNGRGDAILDLAKTNLLR, encoded by the coding sequence ATGGCAACCCGCAACGTATCGGATCTCGTGGTCGAGACGCTCCAGCAGGCGGGCGTGCGCCGCGTCTACGGCCTCGTCGGCGACAGCCTGAACGGAATCACCGAGGCGATCCGCGCCCGCGGCGTCATCGATTGGGTTCATGTCCGTCACGAGGAAGTCGCCGCCTTCGCCGCCGCAGGCGAGGCGCAGGTGACGGGTGAACTCGCGGTCTGCGCCGGCTCCTGCGGACCGGGCAACCTCCATCTCATCAATGGCCTGTTCGACGCCCACCGCACCCGCACGCCGGTCCTGGCGATCGCCGCGCATATCCCGTCGAGCGAGATCGGCCTCAACTACTTCCAGGCGACGCGGCCCGAGGAGCTGTTCCGCGATTGCAGCCATTTCTGCGAGACGGTCTCGGACCCGGAGCAACTGCCCAACGTCCTGGAAGCGGCGATCCGCTCGGCCGTCGGCAAGCGCGGCGTCGCCGTGGTGGTCATCCCCGGAACCGTCGCTCTGAAGGAAGCGCCCAAGCGCGCATTGTCCGCCCCCGCGACGCTGCGCCCCCGCGCACCGGTCACGGTTCCGCCCGCCGATGAACTCGACCGCTTGGCGGACCTCCTCAACGGATCCAAGAAAATCACGCTTCTATGCGGACGCGGCTGCGCCGGTGCGCACGCGCCACTGATGCGGCTGGCCGAACGTCTCAAGAGCCCGATCGTCCATGCGCTCGGCGGCAAGGAGCATGTCGAGCACGACAACCCCTACGATGTCGGGATGACCGGGCTGATCGGGTTCAGTTCGGGCTATGCGGCGATGGAAGCCTGCGAGACCCTGCTGATGCTGGGGACCGACTTCCCCTACCGCCAGTTCTACCCCGAACACGCCAAGATCGCGCAGGTCGATCTGCGTCCGGAGAATCTCGGCAAGCGCTGCCGGCTCGAACTCGGTCTCGTCGGCGATGTCGCCGCCACCATCGACGCCCTTCTGCCACGCCTGACCGGCAACGACAGCGGGCGCCATCTGGAGTCCAGCCTCAAGCATTACGCCAAGGCGCGCGAGGATCTCGACGATCTCGCCACCGGCAAGCCGGGGCGTAAGCCGATCCACCCGCAATACCTCACTCGACTCCTCAGCGAGGCGGCCACCGATAACGCGGTGTTCACGGCCGATGTCGGCACGCCCACAGTCTGGGCGGCGCGCTACCTCGCCATGACGGCTGGGCGGCGCCTGATCGGTTCCTGGGCGCACGGCTCGATGGCGAACGCCCTGCCGCACGCCATCGGCATCCAGGCGGCGAGCCCCGGCCGGCAGGTGATCTCGCTGTCGGGCGATGGCGGCTTCGCGATGCTGATGGGCGACATCCTCACCCTGACGCAGGAAAAGCTGCCGGTGAAGGTCGTCATCTACAACAACGGCACGCTCGGCTTCGTCGAGTTGGAGATGAAGGCCGCGGGCTATCTCGAGACCGGCGTCACGCTCGAAAACCCGGATTTCGCCGCCATGGCCCGCGCCATCGGCATCCATGCCTACCGGGTCGAGGATCCGGGCGACTTGGAAGGCGCGATCCAGGATGTTCTGTCCC